ATTGATGATAAAGATAAGAATTTGGTTAAGGCAAAAGATTTTGTAAAAAAAGCTGCAGATCAGGAAGCAGAGCTAGTTATGCTTCCAGAGATGTTTAATTGTCCCTATCAAACTATTAAATTTCCAGAATATGCTGAAAAAGAAGGTGGGAAAAGCTGGCGATTTTTATCTGAACTTGCCAAGGAAAATGATATTTTTCTTGTAGGTGGTTCTATACCGGAAAAAGATGATAAAAATGATACCTATAATACTTCCTATGTTTTTAATAATAAAGGTGAACAAATTGCAAAACACAGAAAAGTTCATTTATTTGATATTGATATAGAGGGAGGCCAGACTTTTAAAGAATCAGATACTTTATCTGCTGGAAATAATATAACAGTTTTTGATACTCCCTATGGTAAAATGGGACTTGTGATTTGTTATGATTTGAGATTTCCAGAATTATCAGCCTTATTAAGTAAAAAAGGAGTTAAATATATTTTAGTACCAGGTGCCTTTAATATGACTACCGGACCTGCTCACTGGGAACTGCTTTTTAGAAGTAGAGCTTTAGACAATCAGGTTTATACTTTAGGTGCAGCACCTGCCAGAGACAGCAAACAGCCATATGTATCTTATGGTAATTCAATTGCAGTATCTCCCTGGGGTAAAGTAATTAAAAGACTTGGAGGAGGAGAAGATATTTTGATTACTGATTTAGATTTAGATTATTTGGATAAAATAAGAGAAGAATTACCTTTATTAAAACATAAAAGAGAGGATATATATGATGGATAAAATATTAAATAAGAAAAATTTGATTGTGTTTTTACTTTTAATATTTTTATTTATTCCTTTTAATAATCTTCAGGCAGAAAATATTGAACTTCCGGTTAGTGTAAGTTATAGAGAGAAAATTGCTTTAGGTCCTGAGGCAGAATCAGCAGTTATTTTGGTTGATCCAGCTGCTGCTGAGAATAATTTTATTATTAAAGAAAAACATAAAAAATTAGAAAATGGAGTACCTGTTAACTATATTTTGGAGATTGGTGAAGAACAAATTTTGCCAGAAAAAGAATATCGCCTTCATTCTGTAATAAAAACAAATAAAGTTCTGATTTGGAGTAATACTCAATTTATAAAAGGATCTGAGATATTAGCTGAGAATGAAGTTCAGGTAATAACTGGAAGACTACCTTCAAGATTAATTACTTTTTATAATGATCAACAAAAAATAAAAATTCGTCATTTAGAAGAATTAGCTCAGATTATTATTGAGGATAAAGAGTATTTACTTCCTCAATATAAAACTGCTTCAGGTGTTAGATATCTTAATGATGAGCTTAGTGTATGGAACAAAGGAAGAGAATTGAAGGTTGATTATAAAGGAAAAGAATTTACAGCCAGACTGGCAGGGTTAAAAGATTTGATTAAAAGTGATAAAATCATAAAAGGGAGAGGGCAGGAACCACCCTGGCAGCTTGAATTAAATAAAAAACAATTAAAATTTAAATTTGGTTATTTGCAAAATGAATTAAATATTTCCAGAAGTCAAATTAGCAAAACAAAAAAAGATAATGAACTTATATATAATG
The window above is part of the Halanaerobiales bacterium genome. Proteins encoded here:
- a CDS encoding carbon-nitrogen hydrolase family protein codes for the protein MKNNKNQLKVALIQMKVIDDKDKNLVKAKDFVKKAADQEAELVMLPEMFNCPYQTIKFPEYAEKEGGKSWRFLSELAKENDIFLVGGSIPEKDDKNDTYNTSYVFNNKGEQIAKHRKVHLFDIDIEGGQTFKESDTLSAGNNITVFDTPYGKMGLVICYDLRFPELSALLSKKGVKYILVPGAFNMTTGPAHWELLFRSRALDNQVYTLGAAPARDSKQPYVSYGNSIAVSPWGKVIKRLGGGEDILITDLDLDYLDKIREELPLLKHKREDIYDG
- a CDS encoding YbaY family lipoprotein, with product MDKILNKKNLIVFLLLIFLFIPFNNLQAENIELPVSVSYREKIALGPEAESAVILVDPAAAENNFIIKEKHKKLENGVPVNYILEIGEEQILPEKEYRLHSVIKTNKVLIWSNTQFIKGSEILAENEVQVITGRLPSRLITFYNDQQKIKIRHLEELAQIIIEDKEYLLPQYKTASGVRYLNDELSVWNKGRELKVDYKGKEFTARLAGLKDLIKSDKIIKGRGQEPPWQLELNKKQLKFKFGYLQNELNISRSQISKTKKDNELIYNVESSFINFKLKILEEIHRDIMNGEIYPLKIIVMINNKEFTGGAYLKE